One genomic region from Pseudomonas sp. R5-89-07 encodes:
- a CDS encoding DUF4426 domain-containing protein translates to MSRLAIFLLTACLGASAMAADAIDANRKKDFGDITVHYNTFTSSFLSPETAQNVGVVRSKEKGLINVTVIKGVTPVTAQVTGTIKDLGGKSEILTFKQIEEKGGVSYLAPYSVTQREYKTFTINVETGGKAHGFQFNQELFPAE, encoded by the coding sequence ATGAGTCGTTTGGCTATTTTCCTATTGACCGCCTGCCTGGGCGCCAGCGCCATGGCCGCGGACGCTATCGACGCGAACCGCAAGAAAGACTTCGGCGATATCACCGTTCACTACAACACCTTCACCTCAAGCTTCCTGTCTCCGGAAACCGCCCAGAACGTCGGCGTGGTGCGCAGCAAGGAAAAGGGCTTGATCAATGTGACCGTGATCAAGGGCGTAACCCCTGTCACGGCCCAAGTAACCGGCACCATCAAGGACTTGGGCGGCAAGAGCGAGATCCTGACGTTCAAGCAAATCGAAGAGAAAGGCGGGGTCAGCTACCTCGCGCCCTACTCCGTGACCCAGCGCGAATACAAGACGTTTACCATCAACGTTGAAACCGGCGGCAAGGCCCATGGTTTCCAATTCAACCAAGAACTGTTTCCGGCCGAATGA
- the mtgA gene encoding monofunctional biosynthetic peptidoglycan transglycosylase, which produces MLRILFKRFLNVVKWFAIGSVLLVLLFRVVPPPFTALMVERKVESWIDGEPIDLQRSWVSWDEISGDLKVAVMAGEDQRFPQHWGFDFGAIQAAIVHNERGGSIRGASTLSQQVSKNLFLWAGRSYLRKGLEAWFTGLIEVLWPKQRILEVYLNSVEWDEGVFGAEAAARHHFGVSAKGLSRQQASYLAAVLPNPRVWSASHPTAYVARRAAWIRQQMSQLGGDGYLAELNNSRKAPWSD; this is translated from the coding sequence ATGCTGCGTATCCTCTTCAAACGCTTTCTCAACGTCGTCAAATGGTTCGCCATCGGCAGTGTGCTGCTGGTGCTGCTGTTTCGCGTCGTACCGCCGCCGTTCACCGCGCTGATGGTGGAGCGCAAGGTCGAATCCTGGATCGACGGCGAGCCTATCGACCTGCAGCGCAGCTGGGTGTCGTGGGACGAGATTTCCGGTGACCTCAAGGTGGCGGTGATGGCCGGTGAAGACCAGCGCTTCCCGCAGCACTGGGGTTTTGACTTTGGCGCGATCCAGGCAGCAATCGTGCATAACGAGCGCGGCGGTTCGATCCGGGGCGCCAGTACGTTGAGCCAGCAGGTGTCGAAGAACCTGTTCCTGTGGGCCGGCCGCAGTTACCTGCGCAAGGGCCTGGAGGCCTGGTTTACCGGGTTGATCGAAGTACTGTGGCCCAAGCAGCGCATTCTTGAGGTGTACCTCAACAGCGTGGAATGGGATGAGGGCGTATTCGGGGCAGAGGCAGCGGCGCGGCATCATTTCGGAGTGAGCGCCAAGGGGCTTTCGCGACAGCAGGCCAGCTACCTGGCGGCCGTGTTGCCGAATCCGCGAGTGTGGAGCGCCAGTCATCCGACCGCATACGTAGCGCGGCGCGCGGCGTGGATTCGCCAGCAGATGAGTCAGCTCGGCGGGGATGGCTACCTGGCGGAGCTCAACAACTCCCGCAAGGCTCCCTGGTCCGACTGA
- a CDS encoding DUF3392 domain-containing protein: protein MDLVLDLLATVSRWSRSNLSEISLALVGCLLVLFGADIKGWVEARLGSIAGALRVPLMALVCMIGSGAALIYATPWIVRGLSQFNNYSLAPVLVVVLVLIGVVADRR from the coding sequence ATGGATTTGGTACTCGACCTGCTCGCCACCGTGTCCCGCTGGAGCCGCAGCAACCTGTCGGAAATCTCCCTGGCCCTGGTCGGTTGCTTGCTGGTGCTGTTCGGCGCCGACATCAAAGGCTGGGTCGAAGCGCGCCTGGGCAGCATCGCTGGCGCCCTGCGCGTACCGCTGATGGCGTTGGTGTGCATGATCGGCAGTGGTGCCGCGTTGATCTACGCCACGCCGTGGATTGTGCGCGGGTTGAGCCAGTTCAATAACTACAGCCTGGCGCCGGTGCTGGTGGTGGTACTGGTGTTGATTGGCGTCGTCGCCGACCGCCGCTGA
- the thiS gene encoding sulfur carrier protein ThiS, with protein sequence MRIQLNGDPFELPDGETVAALLTRLDLTGRRVAVELNLDIVPRSQHASTALKEGDQVEVVHAIGGG encoded by the coding sequence ATGCGCATTCAGTTGAACGGCGACCCCTTTGAATTGCCCGACGGTGAAACCGTTGCGGCCCTGCTGACCCGCCTGGACCTCACCGGGCGTCGTGTCGCAGTGGAACTCAACCTGGATATCGTCCCGCGCAGCCAGCATGCCAGTACCGCGCTCAAAGAAGGTGACCAAGTCGAAGTGGTCCACGCCATCGGCGGTGGCTAG
- the rdgB gene encoding RdgB/HAM1 family non-canonical purine NTP pyrophosphatase yields MMNLTQLVLASHNAGKLKELQAMLGDAVQLRSIGEFSQVEPEETGLSFVENAILKARNAARLSGLPALADDSGLAVDYLGGAPGIYSARYADGKGDAANNAKLLDALKDVPDAMRSAQFVCVLALVRHADDPLPILCEGLWHGRILHAASGEHGFGYDPLFWVPERNVSSAELSPADKNQISHRARAMDLLRQRLSLK; encoded by the coding sequence ATGATGAACCTGACTCAACTCGTACTGGCCAGCCATAACGCCGGCAAACTCAAAGAACTGCAGGCCATGCTCGGTGACGCCGTGCAACTGCGCTCGATCGGTGAGTTCAGCCAGGTCGAACCGGAAGAAACCGGCCTGTCATTCGTCGAGAACGCCATCCTCAAGGCACGCAACGCCGCACGCCTCTCCGGCCTGCCGGCCCTGGCGGACGACTCGGGCCTGGCGGTGGACTACCTCGGTGGCGCACCGGGCATCTATTCGGCACGCTACGCCGACGGCAAGGGCGACGCGGCGAACAACGCCAAGCTGCTCGACGCACTCAAGGATGTACCGGACGCGATGCGCAGTGCGCAGTTCGTCTGCGTGCTGGCACTGGTGCGTCATGCGGACGACCCGCTGCCGATCCTCTGCGAAGGCTTGTGGCACGGGCGCATCCTGCATGCTGCCAGTGGTGAGCATGGCTTTGGCTACGATCCACTGTTCTGGGTGCCGGAGCGCAACGTCTCCAGCGCCGAACTGAGCCCGGCCGACAAGAACCAGATCAGCCACCGCGCCCGCGCAATGGATTTGCTGCGCCAACGCCTGAGCCTGAAATGA
- a CDS encoding thiazole synthase: MSIVRSDKPFVLAGHTYQSRLLVGTGKYRDMEETRLAIEASGAEIVTFAVRRTNLGQIEGEPNLLEVLSPDRYTFLPNTAGCYDAIEAVRTCRLARELLDGHNLVKLEVLADQKTLFPNVIETLKAAETLVKEGFDVMVYTSDDPIIARQLAEIGCIAVMPLAGLIGSGLGICNPYNLQIILEEAKIPVLVDAGVGTASDATIAMELGCDAVLMNSAIAHAQQPIMMAQAMQHAIVAGRLAYLAGRMPKKLYASASSPLDGLIK, encoded by the coding sequence ATGAGCATTGTTCGTAGCGACAAGCCCTTCGTCCTGGCTGGTCATACCTACCAGTCCCGTTTGCTGGTCGGCACTGGCAAATACCGCGACATGGAAGAAACCCGTCTGGCCATCGAAGCCTCGGGCGCCGAAATCGTGACCTTCGCCGTACGTCGTACCAACCTCGGTCAGATCGAGGGCGAGCCGAACCTGCTCGAAGTGCTGTCGCCGGACCGCTACACCTTCCTGCCGAACACCGCCGGCTGCTATGACGCCATCGAGGCTGTGCGCACCTGCCGCCTGGCCCGTGAGCTGCTCGACGGCCACAACCTGGTGAAGCTGGAAGTGCTGGCCGACCAGAAAACTCTGTTCCCCAACGTGATCGAAACCCTCAAGGCCGCCGAGACCCTGGTCAAGGAAGGCTTTGACGTGATGGTCTACACCAGCGATGACCCGATCATCGCTCGCCAGCTGGCGGAAATCGGCTGCATCGCGGTGATGCCGCTGGCGGGTCTGATCGGCTCCGGCCTGGGTATCTGCAACCCCTACAACCTGCAGATCATCCTTGAAGAAGCCAAGATCCCGGTGCTGGTGGATGCGGGCGTGGGCACGGCCTCCGACGCAACCATCGCCATGGAGCTGGGCTGCGACGCGGTGCTGATGAATTCGGCCATCGCCCATGCCCAGCAACCGATCATGATGGCCCAAGCCATGCAACACGCGATCGTCGCGGGCCGCCTGGCCTACCTTGCCGGGCGCATGCCGAAAAAACTCTATGCCAGCGCCTCTTCGCCGCTGGATGGCCTGATCAAGTAA
- the metW gene encoding methionine biosynthesis protein MetW: MRADLEIIQDWIPAGSRVLDLGCGDGELLSWLRDNKQVTGYGLENDPDNIAQCVAKGINVIEQDLDKGLGNFASNSFDIVVMTQALQAVHYPDRILDEMLRVGRQCIITFPNFGHWRCRWYLATKGRMPVSDFLPYTWYNTPNIHFCTFEDFEALCGEREAKVINRLAVDQQHRHGWASKLWPNLLGEIGIYRVSSPGLTDHKIAV; encoded by the coding sequence ATGAGAGCCGACCTGGAAATCATCCAAGACTGGATCCCCGCCGGCAGCCGCGTGCTCGACCTGGGCTGCGGCGATGGCGAGCTGCTGAGCTGGCTGCGCGACAACAAGCAAGTCACCGGCTATGGCCTGGAAAACGACCCGGACAACATCGCCCAGTGCGTGGCCAAGGGCATCAACGTGATCGAGCAGGACCTGGACAAGGGCCTGGGCAACTTTGCCAGCAACAGCTTCGACATCGTGGTGATGACCCAGGCCCTGCAAGCGGTGCACTACCCGGACCGGATCCTCGACGAAATGCTGCGCGTCGGTCGCCAGTGCATCATCACCTTTCCCAACTTCGGGCACTGGCGCTGCCGCTGGTACCTGGCCACCAAGGGCCGCATGCCGGTGTCGGACTTCCTGCCGTACACCTGGTACAACACGCCGAACATCCACTTCTGCACCTTCGAAGACTTCGAAGCCCTGTGTGGCGAGCGTGAGGCCAAGGTGATCAACCGCCTTGCCGTCGATCAACAGCACCGCCACGGCTGGGCGAGTAAGCTATGGCCCAACCTGTTGGGCGAAATCGGTATCTACCGGGTCAGCAGCCCTGGCCTGACCGACCACAAGATTGCCGTCTAA
- a CDS encoding DUF423 domain-containing protein — protein MLRSFLMLAAFFGFTGVALGAFAAHGLKNRLSAEYLAIFHTGVTYQLVHTLALFGVALLAAHIPGRLVTWAGISFVVGILLFSGSLYVLTMTGISKLGIITPFGGLAFLLGWFFLGLLAWRLQLTA, from the coding sequence ATGCTGCGTAGCTTTCTGATGCTGGCTGCTTTTTTCGGTTTCACCGGCGTTGCCCTGGGCGCCTTCGCCGCCCACGGCCTGAAGAACCGCCTGAGCGCCGAATACCTGGCGATCTTTCACACTGGTGTGACTTATCAACTGGTGCACACCCTGGCTTTGTTTGGCGTGGCGCTGCTGGCCGCGCACATTCCCGGCCGACTGGTCACCTGGGCGGGTATCTCATTTGTGGTCGGGATCCTGTTGTTCTCCGGCAGCCTGTATGTGTTGACGATGACCGGGATCAGCAAGCTCGGCATCATCACGCCGTTTGGCGGCCTGGCGTTCCTGCTCGGCTGGTTCTTCCTCGGCTTGCTCGCCTGGCGCCTGCAACTGACCGCTTGA
- the hemW gene encoding radical SAM family heme chaperone HemW gives MTHDTQALPLIHGGAQTPRAALPVLPPLALYIHIPWCVRKCPYCDFNSHTASKVLPEEEYVDALLADLDRDLHAVYGRALSSIFFGGGTPSLFSAAALGRLLKGVQARIPFADDIEITLEANPGTFEQEKFVAYRALGINRLSIGIQSFQQQKLEALGRIHNGDEAIRAADMARQAGFDNFNLDLMHGLPDQSLDDALADLRQAIALKPTHLSWYQLTLEPNTVFWNQPPALPEDDTLWDIQEAGQALLAEHGYAQYEVSAYAQPGRPARHNLNYWSFGDFIGIGAGAHGKLSHPDGRIVRTWKTRAPKDYLNPAKSFQAGAKELTNEELPFEFLMNALRLTEGVDAKLYAERTGLELASLDEGRREAEQSGLMQVEPSRLAATDRGQLFLNDLLQKFLS, from the coding sequence ATGACCCACGACACCCAGGCGCTGCCACTGATCCACGGTGGCGCGCAAACCCCTCGGGCGGCGCTGCCTGTGCTGCCGCCCCTGGCGCTGTACATCCATATCCCATGGTGCGTGCGCAAGTGCCCCTACTGCGACTTCAACTCCCACACCGCCAGCAAGGTGTTGCCGGAAGAAGAGTATGTGGACGCATTGCTGGCGGACCTGGACCGGGACCTGCACGCCGTCTATGGCCGGGCGCTGAGTTCGATCTTCTTTGGCGGCGGCACCCCGAGCCTGTTCAGTGCTGCGGCATTGGGGCGGCTGCTCAAAGGCGTGCAAGCGCGCATCCCGTTTGCCGACGATATCGAAATTACCCTGGAAGCCAATCCCGGCACCTTTGAACAAGAGAAGTTCGTGGCGTATCGCGCGCTGGGAATCAACCGCCTGTCCATCGGCATCCAGAGTTTCCAGCAGCAAAAGCTCGAAGCCCTGGGCCGCATCCACAACGGCGATGAAGCCATACGCGCCGCAGATATGGCACGCCAGGCCGGGTTCGACAACTTCAACCTGGACCTGATGCACGGCTTGCCCGATCAGTCCCTGGACGATGCCCTGGCCGACCTGCGCCAAGCCATTGCACTCAAGCCGACGCACTTGTCCTGGTACCAACTGACCCTGGAACCCAACACCGTGTTCTGGAACCAGCCACCTGCGCTGCCGGAAGACGACACCCTGTGGGACATCCAGGAAGCCGGCCAGGCGCTGCTCGCCGAGCACGGTTACGCGCAATATGAAGTGTCGGCCTACGCCCAACCGGGTCGCCCGGCGCGGCATAACCTCAATTACTGGAGCTTTGGCGACTTCATCGGTATCGGCGCGGGTGCCCACGGCAAGCTCAGCCATCCGGACGGGCGCATCGTTCGCACCTGGAAAACCCGTGCCCCGAAGGACTACCTCAACCCGGCCAAAAGCTTCCAGGCCGGAGCGAAAGAGCTGACCAATGAAGAGCTGCCGTTCGAGTTCCTGATGAACGCCCTGCGCCTCACCGAAGGCGTTGACGCCAAGCTGTACGCCGAGCGCACCGGCCTTGAGCTGGCGAGCCTCGACGAAGGCCGCCGCGAAGCAGAACAAAGTGGCTTAATGCAGGTCGAACCGTCACGCCTGGCGGCGACCGACCGCGGGCAACTCTTTCTCAATGACCTGCTGCAAAAGTTTTTGAGCTGA
- the rpoH gene encoding RNA polymerase sigma factor RpoH: MTTSLQPAYALVPGANLEAYVHTVNSIPLLTPEQERELAESLYYEQDLGAARQMVLAHLRFVVHIARSYSGYGLAQADLIQEGNVGLMKAVKRFNPEMGVRLVSFAVHWIKAEIHEFILRNWRIVKVATTKAQRKLFFNLRSQKKRLAWLNNEEVHRVAESLGVEPREVREMESRLTGHDMAFDPAAEADDDSAFQSPANYLEDHRYDPARQLEDADWSDNSNHNLHEALEVLDDRSRDILYQRWLAEEKATLHDLAQKYNVSAERIRQLEKSAMNKLKLSIAA; encoded by the coding sequence ATGACCACTTCTTTGCAACCTGCTTATGCCTTGGTCCCGGGTGCGAACCTGGAAGCCTATGTGCACACGGTCAACAGCATTCCATTGCTGACGCCCGAGCAGGAGCGTGAACTGGCCGAGAGTCTCTACTATGAGCAGGATTTGGGGGCGGCTCGGCAGATGGTGCTCGCCCACCTGCGTTTTGTCGTACATATCGCCCGTAGCTATAGCGGCTACGGCCTGGCCCAGGCTGACCTGATTCAGGAAGGCAACGTCGGCCTGATGAAGGCGGTGAAGCGCTTCAACCCGGAAATGGGTGTGCGCCTGGTGTCTTTTGCTGTGCACTGGATCAAGGCGGAAATTCACGAGTTCATCCTGCGCAACTGGCGCATCGTGAAGGTCGCGACCACCAAGGCCCAGCGCAAGCTGTTCTTCAACCTGCGCAGCCAGAAGAAACGCTTGGCGTGGCTGAACAACGAGGAAGTCCACCGTGTGGCCGAAAGCCTCGGTGTGGAGCCCCGTGAAGTGCGCGAGATGGAAAGCCGCCTGACCGGCCATGACATGGCCTTCGACCCGGCTGCCGAAGCAGACGACGACAGCGCTTTCCAATCGCCGGCCAACTACCTGGAAGACCACCGGTACGACCCGGCGCGTCAGCTGGAAGACGCCGACTGGAGCGACAACTCCAATCACAACCTGCACGAAGCGCTGGAAGTGCTGGACGACCGCAGCCGTGACATTCTCTACCAGCGTTGGCTGGCAGAAGAAAAAGCCACGCTGCACGACCTGGCGCAGAAGTACAACGTGTCGGCCGAGCGGATTCGTCAGCTTGAGAAAAGCGCGATGAACAAGCTGAAGCTGTCGATCGCCGCTTAA
- the trmB gene encoding tRNA (guanosine(46)-N7)-methyltransferase TrmB — protein sequence MTESNETPNTLEAGDESKHRRIKSFVMRAGRMTEGQQKGLEQGTPLFVLPLADAPVDYDQVFGRSAPRSLEIGFGMGHSLLEMAAAAPDQDFIGVEVHRPGVGALLNGVLTQGLTNLRVYDCDAIEVLNRCIADNSLDRLMLFFPDPWHKARHHKRRIVQASFAELVRSKLKVGGILHMATDWEPYAEYMLEVMNVAPGYRNIAEDGKCVPRPPERPITKFERRGERLGHGVWDLKFEKLA from the coding sequence ATGACTGAATCAAACGAAACGCCGAACACCCTGGAAGCGGGCGACGAGTCCAAGCACCGCCGCATCAAGAGCTTCGTGATGCGCGCCGGTCGCATGACCGAAGGCCAGCAAAAGGGCCTGGAGCAGGGCACGCCACTGTTCGTATTGCCCCTGGCCGACGCCCCGGTGGACTACGACCAGGTGTTCGGTCGTTCGGCCCCGCGTTCCCTGGAAATCGGCTTCGGCATGGGGCATTCCCTGCTGGAAATGGCGGCAGCCGCGCCGGACCAGGACTTCATCGGTGTGGAAGTGCACCGCCCAGGCGTCGGTGCGCTGCTTAACGGCGTGCTGACCCAGGGCCTGACCAACCTGCGGGTGTACGACTGCGACGCGATTGAAGTGCTCAACCGCTGCATCGCCGACAACAGCCTCGACCGCCTGATGCTGTTCTTCCCCGACCCATGGCACAAGGCTCGTCACCACAAGCGCCGCATCGTCCAGGCCTCCTTCGCGGAACTGGTGCGCAGCAAGCTCAAGGTGGGCGGCATCCTGCACATGGCCACCGACTGGGAACCGTATGCCGAATACATGCTGGAAGTGATGAATGTCGCGCCGGGCTACCGCAACATCGCTGAAGACGGCAAATGCGTGCCGCGTCCTCCAGAGCGTCCGATCACCAAGTTCGAACGCCGTGGCGAGCGGTTGGGGCATGGGGTCTGGGATTTGAAGTTCGAAAAGCTGGCGTAA
- the ftsY gene encoding signal recognition particle-docking protein FtsY — protein sequence MFGSNDDKKTPAAAGEKKGLFGWLRKKPQETVVEQPQVQPESIPAPIVEAEPVAETPAPTVLPMAEPVLQPAVEPEPEPEPEPEHKPWPELPVAEEPVALVEDVQVEHVTSPIPAVVEPVQAVAPASPAVQAPVPAVVAAPVVVEEPAAETSKTGFFARLKQGLSKTSASIGEGMASLFLGKKTIDDELLEDIETRLLTADVGVEATAVIIQSLTQKVARKQLTDADALYKSLQAELAAMLKPVEAPLVITPKKPFVILVVGVNGAGKTTTIGKLAKKLQSEGKKVMLAAGDTFRAAAVEQLQVWGERNKIPVIAQHTGADSASVIFDAVQAAKARNIDVLIADTAGRLHTKDNLMEELKKVRRVIGKLDADAPHEVLLVLDAGTGQNAISQAKQFNQTVQLTGLALTKLDGTAKGGVIFALAKQFGLPIRYIGVGEGIDDLRTFEAEPFVQALFAERERS from the coding sequence ATGTTTGGTTCCAACGACGACAAGAAGACCCCAGCTGCGGCTGGCGAGAAAAAAGGCCTGTTCGGATGGCTGCGCAAAAAGCCGCAGGAAACCGTCGTCGAACAGCCGCAGGTCCAGCCTGAATCCATCCCCGCGCCTATAGTAGAAGCCGAACCGGTTGCCGAAACACCGGCGCCGACGGTGTTGCCGATGGCCGAGCCGGTGCTGCAGCCTGCCGTGGAGCCAGAGCCAGAGCCAGAGCCAGAGCCAGAGCACAAGCCGTGGCCGGAACTGCCGGTGGCTGAAGAACCGGTGGCGCTGGTTGAGGATGTGCAGGTCGAACACGTAACGTCGCCGATTCCCGCCGTGGTCGAGCCTGTACAGGCAGTCGCCCCGGCGTCACCTGCCGTCCAAGCCCCTGTGCCGGCAGTGGTTGCGGCGCCTGTCGTCGTCGAAGAACCGGCCGCTGAAACCAGCAAGACCGGCTTTTTCGCTCGCCTCAAGCAAGGCCTGAGCAAAACCAGCGCCAGTATCGGCGAAGGCATGGCCAGCCTGTTCCTCGGCAAGAAAACCATCGATGACGAGCTTCTTGAGGACATCGAAACCCGCCTGCTCACCGCAGACGTGGGCGTCGAAGCCACCGCCGTGATCATCCAGAGCCTGACCCAGAAGGTCGCACGCAAGCAACTGACCGACGCCGACGCGCTGTACAAATCCTTGCAGGCCGAGCTGGCCGCCATGCTCAAGCCCGTTGAAGCGCCGCTGGTGATCACCCCGAAGAAACCGTTCGTGATCTTGGTCGTCGGCGTCAACGGCGCCGGCAAAACCACTACCATCGGCAAACTGGCGAAAAAGCTGCAGTCCGAAGGCAAGAAAGTCATGCTGGCCGCCGGCGACACCTTCCGTGCGGCTGCCGTCGAGCAACTGCAAGTGTGGGGCGAGCGCAACAAGATCCCGGTGATCGCCCAGCACACCGGTGCCGACTCTGCTTCGGTGATCTTCGACGCCGTGCAGGCCGCCAAGGCCCGTAACATCGATGTGCTGATCGCCGATACCGCCGGTCGCCTGCACACCAAAGACAATTTGATGGAAGAGCTGAAAAAAGTCCGCCGCGTGATCGGCAAGCTCGACGCCGACGCCCCCCATGAAGTGCTGCTGGTGCTGGACGCCGGCACCGGGCAGAACGCCATCAGCCAGGCCAAGCAATTCAACCAGACGGTACAACTGACCGGCCTGGCATTGACTAAGCTCGACGGCACGGCCAAGGGCGGTGTGATTTTCGCCCTGGCCAAACAGTTCGGGTTGCCGATTCGTTATATCGGCGTCGGTGAAGGCATCGACGACCTGCGCACCTTTGAAGCCGAACCCTTTGTACAGGCACTGTTTGCCGAGCGGGAGCGTTCATGA
- the ftsE gene encoding cell division ATP-binding protein FtsE, whose product MIRFEQVGKRYANGHVGLHELSFRVRRGEFLFVTGHSGAGKSTLLRLLLAMERPTTGKLLLAGQDLATISNAQIPFLRRQIGVVFQNHQLLFDRTVFNNVALPLQILGLSKAEIIKRVDSALERVALSDKTDLYPGDLSTGQQQRVGIARAIVHRPALLLADEPTGNLDPRLAAEIMGVFEDINRLGTSVLIASHDLALIARMRHRMLTLQRGRLIGDGEAGV is encoded by the coding sequence ATGATTCGATTCGAACAGGTCGGTAAACGCTACGCCAACGGGCATGTGGGCTTGCATGAGCTGAGCTTTCGAGTACGGCGCGGCGAGTTCTTGTTCGTCACCGGCCACTCCGGCGCCGGTAAAAGCACCTTGTTGCGCCTGTTGCTGGCCATGGAGCGCCCGACCACCGGCAAGCTGCTGCTGGCGGGGCAGGACCTGGCCACCATCAGCAACGCGCAGATCCCGTTCCTGCGCCGACAGATCGGCGTGGTGTTCCAGAACCACCAGTTGCTGTTCGATCGCACGGTGTTCAACAACGTTGCCTTGCCCCTGCAGATTCTCGGGCTGTCCAAGGCCGAGATCATCAAGCGAGTGGATTCGGCCCTGGAGCGCGTGGCGCTGTCGGACAAGACCGACCTGTACCCCGGCGACCTGTCTACCGGCCAGCAACAGCGCGTCGGTATTGCTCGCGCCATTGTCCACCGCCCGGCCTTGCTGCTGGCGGATGAGCCCACCGGTAACCTCGACCCGCGCCTGGCGGCCGAGATCATGGGGGTGTTCGAAGACATCAACCGGCTGGGCACCAGCGTGTTGATCGCCAGCCATGACCTGGCGCTGATTGCCCGCATGCGCCATCGCATGCTGACCCTGCAACGCGGTCGTCTGATTGGTGACGGGGAGGCTGGCGTATGA
- the ftsX gene encoding permease-like cell division protein FtsX, translating to MSATRSPKVSERVAPKPADPQPKKKKHDEDDGPDFGTLLRAWIESHRASLLDSLRRLGKQPIGSFFTCLVMAVALSLPMGLSLLLNNVERLGGSWQRAAQISLYLNLDASTKEGEGLRDDIKNLPGVADAEYISRDQALEEFQQQSGLGEALKELPQNPLPGVVLVTPNEVDKPALGALRQKLAEMPKVQQAQLDLVWVERLAAILKLGDRFVFGLTVLLVSALLLVIGNTIRLHIENRRTEIEVIKLVGGTDSYVRRPFLYMGALYGFGAGILSWGVLAFGLDWLNDAVIGLAGLYGSDFALAGVPVADGLSLLLGAVLLGYIGAWIAVARHLRELAPK from the coding sequence ATGAGTGCGACACGCAGTCCTAAAGTATCCGAACGCGTAGCGCCGAAACCGGCCGATCCGCAACCGAAAAAGAAAAAACACGACGAAGACGACGGCCCGGACTTCGGCACGTTGTTGCGTGCCTGGATCGAAAGCCATCGCGCCAGCCTGCTCGACAGCCTGCGCCGCCTGGGCAAGCAGCCGATCGGCAGCTTTTTCACCTGCCTGGTGATGGCCGTGGCCCTGAGCCTGCCGATGGGTTTGTCGTTGCTGCTCAATAATGTGGAGCGCCTGGGCGGTTCCTGGCAGCGCGCGGCGCAGATTTCGCTGTACCTCAACCTCGACGCCAGCACCAAGGAAGGCGAGGGGCTGCGCGACGACATCAAGAATCTGCCCGGCGTAGCGGATGCCGAGTACATCAGCCGCGATCAGGCGCTTGAGGAGTTCCAGCAGCAATCCGGCCTGGGTGAGGCGCTCAAGGAGCTGCCGCAGAACCCGCTACCGGGCGTGGTGCTGGTAACGCCAAATGAAGTGGACAAGCCGGCCCTGGGTGCCCTGCGACAAAAACTCGCAGAGATGCCCAAGGTGCAACAGGCTCAACTTGATCTAGTCTGGGTAGAGCGCCTGGCCGCGATCCTCAAGCTGGGTGACCGCTTTGTGTTCGGGTTGACCGTGTTGTTGGTGTCTGCATTACTTTTGGTGATAGGTAATACCATTCGTCTTCATATTGAAAACCGTCGCACCGAGATAGAAGTGATTAAACTGGTCGGCGGCACGGACAGCTATGTGCGTCGTCCTTTTCTGTACATGGGCGCGCTTTATGGCTTTGGTGCCGGGATTTTATCCTGGGGCGTGCTGGCCTTTGGCCTCGACTGGCTGAACGACGCGGTTATCGGGCTTGCCGGTTTGTACGGCAGCGATTTCGCCCTGGCCGGCGTGCCGGTAGCCGATGGTCTGAGCCTCTTGCTCGGCGCGGTCTTGTTGGGGTATATCGGTGCGTGGATTGCGGTCGCACGGCATTTACGTGAGCTGGCACCGAAGTAG